A stretch of Toxoplasma gondii ME49 chromosome V, whole genome shotgun sequence DNA encodes these proteins:
- a CDS encoding inorganic anion transporter, sulfate permease (SulP) family protein (encoded by transcript TGME49_287230~Predicted trans-membrane domain (TMHMM2.0):193-216:222-245:249-272:292-315:329-352:364-387:396-419:503-526:540-563:574-597:642-665): MHLLRKPVFTWSCGTTSTMMEDSCYVSIPAEVGDRRSRGPTRSASRGVPLRSFPPARAHVSWPACGHADDPVTDARSSLLAPGPSHTIVRSHYSYFASSPRRMSFQKPASARGLHSKSARSSSAIRLHAPQAQLQSEEVSDEGHDDATQDVGPETGFKYTGWQPPAEASAEADSEGTRGECRTAENLSLCQRATHAVVSLVKQTHLVVMGILIAVLDNMPYATLLFPASHAYLVSLGATAILTTTAASQIVMGLFSVFPFAVGAFTIENVPFLKSISVAAIQNAAAKGLNDDWVVSTILMCWMIASFLTAATFYTLGALKLGRVADYIPHTVLLGCIGGMGLFMVTAALGVAAGCEWEWNAETLAAVLSASAFPRICLTLVVEVVLILAEVKYSSPTFTPIFLLAFPAMFYVLLFLLGISVDTARQAGWIFGWAATPSDVEPATALETSTYSANAFAELDDLRRSAWGKNAEPTHSSDQLTIYSQFSIGCVDWHCVFSQAPSMIAIVVFSVLHAPINVPSLTLTTGVPSTLDYELKVHGLASLAAAVTGGLQCYITYSTSTLFWKCGIKDHAASVLVGVGTVALLLTVSPSVILTYFPRPAAAVFMFHVGVVLVNDGLIASKNIVSFAEYVVILVTAASMQNAFTDGLIVGLILSATLRLFRTIVAAMRGRRWLS; encoded by the coding sequence ATGCACCTGCTGCGGAAGCCCGTGTTCACCTGGAGTTGTGGCACGACGTCCACCATGATGGAAGACTCGTGCTATGTGTCCATTCCTGCGGAGGTAGGGGATAGAAGGTCGCGTGGACCGACAAGATCGGCTTCTCGCGGAGTCCCACTCCGATCTTTTCCTCCGGCGCGAGCCCACGTCTCGTGGCCTGCGTGTGGTCACGCAGACGACCCTGTGACAGATGCGAGATCCTCGCTGCTGGCGCCTGGACCTTCTCACACCATTGTCCGATCGCACTATTCTTACTTTGCGAGTTCTCCGCGCCGCATGTCTTTCCAAAAGCCCGCCTCTGCGCGAGGCTTGCACAGCAAGTCCGCTAGGTCCTCAAGCGCGATTCGGTTGCATGCGCCTCAGGCTCAGCTGCAGTCCGAGGAAGTCTCAGACGAAGGCCACGACGACGCCACGCAAGATGTCGGGCCAGAAACCGGCTTTAAATACACGGGCTGGCAGCCTCCGGCGGAGGCAAGCGCAGAGGCGGACTCTGAAGGCACTCGGGGTGAATGTCGAACGGCTGAAAACCTTTCTCTTTGTCAAAgggcgacgcatgcagttgtaTCGCTAGTGAAACAGACGCACTTGGTTGTGATGGGGATCTTGATCGCGGTCCTGGACAACATGCCCTACGCGACGCTCTTGTTTCCGGCCAGCCACGCATACCTCGTTTCCCTCGGCGCAACCGCCATTCTAACTACGACTGCTGCAAGCCAGATTGTGATGGGGCTGTTCTCCGTGTTCCCCTTCGCCGTTGGAGCGTTCACGATTGAAAACGTCCCCTTCCTCAAATCCATCAGCGTGGCTGCGATCCAGAACGCGGCCGCCAAAGGTCTCAACGACGACTGGGTCGTTAGCACGATTCTCATGTGCTGGATGATTGCTTCCTTTTTGACCGCCGCTACGTTCTACACGCTGGGCGCTTTGAAGCTGGGCCGTGTCGCGGACTACATTCCACACACAGTGCTCCTCGGCTGCATCGGGGGGATGGGGCTCTTCATGGTGACCGCTGCGCTGGGCGTCGCCGCAGGCTGCGAATGGGAGTGGAACGCTGAAACGCTGGCCGCGGTTCTATCGGCGTCTGCTTTTCCGCGCATTTGCCTCACGCTGGTTGTGGAGGTGGTGTTGATCCTCGCCGAGGTCAAGTACTCCAGCCCCACGTTCACACCCATTTTCCTCTTGGCCTTCCCGGCCATGTTCTACGtgctgctctttcttctcggcatCTCCGTCGATACAGCGAGACAGGCCGGATGGATTTTCGGCTGGGCCGCGACGCCATCTGATGTGGAGCCGGCAACTGCCCTAGAAACCTCCACTTACAGTGCCAACGCGTTTGCTGAACTGGATGACTTGCGCCGCAGTGCGTGGGGGAAGAATGCAGAGCCTACCCACAGCTCTGACCAACTGACCATCTACTCGCAATTCTCGATTGGCTGTGTGGATTGGCACTGCGTTTTTTCGCAGGCGCCGTCCATGATTGCCATAGTGGTGTTCTcagttctgcatgcgcccatCAATGTGCCTTCCCTGACGCTCACGACGGGAGTTCCCTCGACTCTGGACTACGAGCTGAAGGTCCACGGCCTAGCCAGTCTGGCCGCCGCGGTCACTGGTGGACTCCAGTGCTACATCACGTACTCAACATCCACTCTGTTCTGGAAGTGTGGCATCAAAGACCATGCTGCGTCTGTGCTGGTTGGCGTCGGAACGGTTGCCCTGCTTCTCACGGTTTCCCCCAGTGTGATTCTGACATATTTTCCCCGACCCGCTGCGGCTGTGTTCATGTTTCACGTAGGCGTCGTTCTGGTCAACGATGGCCTGATTGCGAGTAAAAAtatcgtctccttcgccgaATATGTGGTGATTCTCGTCACCGCCGCGTCCATGCAGAACGCATTTACAGATGGTCTCATCGTCGGGCTGATTCTCTCGGCCACTCTCAGGTTGTTTCGTACCATTGTTGCTGCCATGAGAGGACGAAGGTGGCTTTCGTAA
- a CDS encoding hypothetical protein (encoded by transcript TGME49_287220), which yields MAADMSKFVWRADGKQDGFLYTKAALKERESGSRWRRKQTRRTEPTPAERRKRTERRHGVGVASALAAEIKRRCQPGFFVPCRYMLPCQQYMDLYQRRSEEEHLWPHANTEGCQRRSSAAGKECGCRSGHPDMCGVWEYGDCSVCDPRSARFGDEDAAVREDNLMSGQTSGRGRAEGDQEDTNGANVSSRSRRGSESSWLTSSQGQVHINVDEPAGGNDDLQASENDVHSPENQVLPSIFDDGSRSPTPRSTGRQRLSAVDSVTFGFSPELLDSPTGIPSRTGEHSVHGVSRYGHLAAMNKYMASMQQTDFDRFFSLLLSCRRLEKNIESQNLQLELYEKGYGRTAIAEILGSSKASAGTKAKSEPAGKAGAQGGKGRVTESPSPTITPLGNKTANIFQNGAQKADASLARPLLQTSQATQEPGHPPLLKTPQGPVVRSEKPILNTKVPLTNTSAKLPIAKTKVPLTNTSAKLPIAKTNVPLTNTSAKLPITKTNVPLTNTSVKLPIAKTNVPLTNTSVKLPTLKTKVPLTSTSAKSPAMKTKVPLTNISAKLPVSAAGGTPVKSGVAAKPKIPLCKKMGKVSEG from the exons atggCAGCAGACATGAGCAAATTTGTGTGGCGGGCCGACGGGAAACAGGATGGCTTTCTGTACACGAAAGCGGCACTAAAGGAACGGGAAAGTGGAAGCCGTTGGCGGCGAAAGCAAACTAGAAGGACTGAACCTACGccggcagaaagaagaaaacggaccGAAAGGCGCCATGGGGTGGGCGTGGCTTCCGCTCTCGCAGCCGAGATAAAACGGCGATGTCAGCCTGGGTTCTTCGTCCCCTGTCGATATATGCTGCCGTGCCAGCAGTATATGGACCTCTATCAgcgaagaagtgaagaggaACATCTGTGGCCTCACGCAAACACCGAAGGTTGTCAGCGTCGAAGCAGTGCAGCAGGAAAAGAATGTGGATGTAGAAG CGGGCATCCGGATATGTGCGGCGTTTGGGAGTATGGCGACTGCTCA GTGTGCGACCCGCGTTCCGCGAGAtttggagacgaagacgcggcaGTTCGGGAAGACAATCTGATGTCGGGTCAGACTTCAGGCCGAGGCAGAGCTGAGGGTGATCAGGAGGATACGAACGGGGCCAACGTATCGAGCAGATCGAGGAGAGGGTCGGAAAGTTCTTGGTTGACATCATCACAAGGACAGGTCCATATCAATGTAGATGAACCCGCGGGAGGGAACGACGATTTGCAGGCTTCTGAGAATGACGTGCACTCTCCGGAAAACCAAGTACTGCCTTCGATCTTCGATGACGGGTCGCGATCCCCTACTCCGAGGAGTACGGGAAGACAGCGTCTGTCTGCCGTGGACAGCGTTACCTTCGGATTTTCTCCCGAGTTGCTGGACTCACCCACAGGCATCCCTAGCCGGACTGGCGAACATAGTGTCCATGGAGTATC ACGCTACGGCCACCTTGCTGCCATGAACAAATACATGGCCAGCATGCAGCAGACGGATTTCGACCGTTTTttttcacttcttctctcatgCCGGCG TCTCGAGAAGAACATTGAATCGCAGAACCTACAGCTAGAACTCTACGAGAAAGGTTACGGACGGACTGCAATTGCAGAGATTCTTGGATCTTCTAAAGCAAGCGCAGGGACTaaggcgaagagcgagcCAGCAGGAAAAGCCGGCGCACAAGGGGGAAAGGGTAGAGTGACCGAAAGTCCATCACCGACGATAACTCCGCTCGGAAACAAGACGGCGAACATCTTTCAGAATGGTGCTCAAAAAGCAGATGCTTCATTGGCGCGCCCACTTTTGCAGACTTCTCAAGCCACACAAGAACCTGGACACCCCCCCCTCCTTAAAACTCCTCAAGGTCCTGTAGTACGGAGTGAGAAACCCATACTGAATACAAAGGTGCCGCTGACGAATACATCAGCGAAGTTACCCATAGCGAAAACAAAGGTGCCGCTGACGAATACATCAGCGAAGTTACCCATAGCGAAAACAAATGTGCCGCTGACGAATACATCAGCGAAGTTACCCATAACGAAAACAAATGTGCCGCTGACGAATACATCAGTGAAGTTACCCATAGCGAAAACAAATGTGCCGCTGACGAATACATCAGTGAAGTTACCCACACTGAAAACAAAGGTGCCGTTGACGAGTACATCAGCGAAGTCACCTGCAATGAAAACAAAGGTACCGTTGACGAATATCTCAGCGAAGTTACCTGTGTCCGCCGCTGGCGGCACACCGGTGAAATCCGGAGTAGCCGCAAAGCCGAAGATCCCGTTGTGCAAGAAAATGGGCAAGGTGTCTGAAGGCTAA